In Flavobacterium endoglycinae, one DNA window encodes the following:
- a CDS encoding DUF5723 family protein yields the protein MKKSYLIVWLFAAFSCFAQNKEVLYNFTSIPQASMVNPGADVSYKFYFGVPVLSGISANLGSSSFSAYDLFADNGVDFNDKVRNVVNKSSRNDKVITNQQLELFSAGFRIGGKESRSYISFGAYQEFDFFMFMPKDLALLGLDGNRDYIGKSFNLGDLSLKAEVLSVFHVGFHKKVSDKLVLGGRAKIYSSGANAVSTKNSGYIYTGQTAGTPNIYTQTISSNLELKTSGIATFTKDEYEGNIVSDIAHNTFFNGSLGLGVDAGLTYYFKDNLQFTASIIDFGFIKQSKDIETVTYKGTYHYEGANPDFMGNNDPENIFDEFDKAIPRETLHNKYTTWRPTKMYTSLQYSFGEYRSDEDCNCRGQIKKRYKNAVGGQLFFMSAPRTPIAAFTAFYQRNIFEKLDVKATYTFDTFSNKNIGLGLSGTIGSFNIYALVNNVLEYKDISKANSAAFQIGLNFVFQDKD from the coding sequence ATGAAAAAGTCCTATTTAATTGTATGGCTGTTTGCCGCATTTTCTTGTTTTGCACAAAATAAAGAAGTGTTGTATAATTTTACTTCAATTCCGCAGGCTTCTATGGTAAATCCGGGAGCCGATGTTTCGTATAAATTTTATTTTGGAGTTCCAGTATTATCTGGAATTTCTGCCAATTTAGGATCAAGCAGTTTTTCTGCTTATGATTTATTTGCTGATAATGGTGTCGATTTCAATGATAAAGTTAGAAACGTTGTCAATAAATCTTCACGTAATGACAAAGTTATAACAAATCAGCAATTGGAATTGTTTTCAGCCGGATTCAGGATAGGAGGTAAAGAAAGTCGTTCGTATATTTCGTTTGGTGCTTATCAGGAATTTGATTTTTTTATGTTTATGCCTAAAGATCTGGCTTTGCTGGGATTAGATGGAAACCGAGATTATATAGGGAAATCTTTTAATCTGGGAGATTTAAGTCTGAAAGCTGAGGTTTTATCCGTTTTCCATGTCGGTTTTCATAAAAAAGTAAGCGACAAACTGGTGTTGGGCGGACGCGCTAAAATCTATTCAAGTGGCGCCAATGCTGTTTCAACTAAAAACTCTGGATACATTTACACTGGTCAAACCGCTGGAACACCCAATATTTATACTCAAACTATTTCATCTAATTTAGAATTGAAAACTTCTGGAATTGCCACTTTTACAAAAGATGAATACGAAGGAAATATTGTTTCAGATATTGCCCACAACACTTTTTTCAACGGTAGTTTAGGATTGGGAGTTGATGCCGGTCTTACCTATTATTTTAAAGACAATCTGCAGTTTACAGCCAGTATTATTGATTTTGGTTTTATAAAACAATCTAAAGATATTGAAACAGTAACGTATAAAGGAACCTATCATTATGAAGGTGCAAACCCAGATTTTATGGGGAATAATGATCCGGAAAATATTTTTGATGAATTTGATAAAGCCATTCCACGAGAAACGCTGCATAATAAATACACGACCTGGCGACCTACTAAAATGTATACCTCACTTCAGTATTCTTTTGGAGAATATCGATCTGATGAAGATTGTAATTGTAGAGGACAAATTAAGAAAAGATATAAAAATGCAGTTGGCGGACAGCTCTTCTTTATGTCAGCTCCAAGAACTCCCATAGCAGCTTTTACTGCTTTTTATCAAAGAAATATTTTCGAAAAATTAGATGTTAAAGCAACTTACACATTCGATACTTTTTCAAACAAAAATATTGGTTTGGGACTTTCAGGAACCATCGGCAGTTTCAATATTTACGCTTTAGTCAATAATGTATTAGAATATAAAGATATATCGAAGGCAAATAGTGCTGCATTTCAAATCGGACTCAATTTTGTCTTTCAGGATAAGGATTAG
- a CDS encoding SatD family protein, producing the protein MTSVITGDIIGSRQQESEHWVEDLKKILHPLGKTPSQWEVYRGDEFQIEITNPEDALWTAVLIKARLRALKSDARMSIGFGNKTHNAEKISESNGSAFINSGELFETLKKQKVTLAMRTEDADLNERINLMIQLALTFMDNWLAQSAEFVALAIEYPNLSQEELGQKLGINQAAVSRRLKRSHFDLIMNLDRYFRTQIKQLTAL; encoded by the coding sequence ATGACTAGTGTAATTACAGGCGATATAATTGGTTCAAGACAACAAGAATCAGAACATTGGGTAGAAGATTTGAAGAAAATCTTGCATCCGCTTGGTAAAACCCCAAGTCAATGGGAAGTCTATCGAGGCGATGAATTTCAAATAGAAATTACAAATCCTGAAGATGCTTTATGGACTGCGGTTTTAATAAAAGCCCGTTTAAGAGCCTTAAAATCTGATGCACGAATGAGTATTGGTTTTGGAAATAAAACTCATAATGCCGAAAAAATTTCAGAAAGCAACGGATCTGCATTTATTAACTCGGGAGAACTTTTTGAAACGCTGAAAAAGCAGAAAGTCACTTTAGCGATGCGAACTGAAGATGCTGATTTGAACGAAAGAATAAATCTTATGATACAGCTGGCGTTGACTTTTATGGACAACTGGCTGGCACAGTCGGCAGAGTTTGTGGCTTTGGCAATAGAATATCCAAATTTGTCTCAGGAAGAACTCGGGCAAAAATTGGGAATTAATCAAGCAGCGGTAAGTCGAAGACTAAAACGTTCCCACTTTGATCTGATTATGAATTTAGACCGTTATTTTAGAACACAAATAAAACAACTTACAGCCTTATGA
- a CDS encoding DUF3307 domain-containing protein — protein sequence MILFIKLLLAHLLGDFIWQPNSWVAHKEAHKHKSIYLYLHIFLHGILAAVLAGEISFIPYAVLIAITHGIIDLTKLHFQKSKNKRTWFVVDQIAHLLILIGITLLYENENIDFLWFDNRFWILLTGILLVTKPASIFIKTIISIWSPESQNSHQDNSLASAGNYIGILERLLTVCFILTGHFEAIGFLLAAKSIFRFGDLKEAKDRKLTEYVMIGTLISFGIAIITGLILQALLLQLF from the coding sequence ATGATTTTATTTATAAAACTGCTTCTGGCACATTTGTTAGGTGATTTTATCTGGCAGCCCAATTCATGGGTAGCTCATAAAGAAGCTCATAAACATAAAAGTATTTATTTATACCTTCATATCTTTCTTCATGGGATTTTGGCTGCCGTTTTAGCGGGTGAAATTTCCTTTATACCGTATGCTGTTTTAATTGCAATTACACACGGCATAATTGACTTAACCAAACTTCATTTTCAAAAAAGCAAAAATAAACGAACATGGTTTGTGGTTGATCAAATTGCACATTTATTAATTTTAATTGGAATTACGCTTTTATACGAAAATGAAAATATAGACTTTCTTTGGTTTGACAATCGGTTCTGGATTTTACTAACGGGAATTTTATTAGTAACCAAACCGGCTTCTATTTTCATCAAAACCATAATTTCAATCTGGAGTCCAGAAAGTCAAAACAGTCATCAGGATAATTCTCTTGCCAGTGCTGGAAATTATATTGGCATTTTAGAACGTTTACTTACAGTCTGTTTTATTCTAACGGGACATTTTGAAGCCATTGGATTTTTACTGGCCGCAAAATCCATTTTCAGGTTTGGAGATTTAAAAGAAGCCAAAGACCGAAAACTAACCGAATACGTTATGATTGGTACTCTGATTAGTTTTGGAATTGCGATAATTACGGGCTTAATTCTTCAAGCGCTTCTTTTACAACTGTTTTAA
- a CDS encoding hydroxymethylglutaryl-CoA lyase → MNKEIKIIECPRDAMQGIKTFIPTKNKVTYIQALLRVGFDTIDFGSFVSPKAIPQMQDTAEVLAQLDLSQTTSKLLSIIANTQGASVASEYEAIQYLGFPFSISENFQMRNTHKTIAESLITLEEILEIADKKNKEVVTYLSMGFGNPYGDPWNVEIVGEWTEKLAGMGVKILSLSDTVGSSTPEVITYLFSNLIPKYPEIEFGAHLHTTPDTWFEKIDAAAKAGCTRFDGAIQGFGGCPMATDKLTGNMPTEKLVSYFTANKKATGLNSLSFESAYNEASKVFGKFH, encoded by the coding sequence TTGAATAAAGAAATCAAGATTATCGAATGTCCACGAGATGCCATGCAAGGTATCAAAACGTTTATTCCAACAAAAAACAAGGTTACTTATATTCAAGCGCTTCTTCGCGTAGGGTTTGATACCATTGATTTTGGAAGTTTTGTATCGCCAAAAGCCATTCCGCAGATGCAAGACACGGCTGAGGTTCTGGCACAGCTTGATCTTTCTCAAACGACCAGCAAACTACTTTCTATAATTGCCAATACTCAAGGCGCTTCAGTTGCATCTGAATACGAAGCCATTCAGTATTTAGGATTTCCATTCTCCATATCTGAAAACTTTCAGATGCGAAATACTCATAAAACGATTGCAGAATCTCTGATTACTTTGGAAGAAATTCTGGAAATTGCTGATAAAAAAAATAAAGAAGTCGTAACCTATCTTTCAATGGGATTTGGAAATCCATATGGAGATCCGTGGAATGTTGAAATAGTAGGCGAATGGACGGAAAAGCTTGCAGGAATGGGCGTAAAAATCCTTTCGCTTTCTGATACCGTTGGAAGTTCTACACCAGAAGTTATTACTTATTTGTTTTCTAATTTAATTCCGAAATATCCAGAAATTGAGTTTGGCGCGCACCTGCATACAACACCAGACACTTGGTTTGAGAAAATTGATGCTGCAGCAAAAGCAGGCTGTACTCGTTTTGATGGTGCAATTCAAGGATTTGGAGGCTGTCCAATGGCAACCGATAAATTGACTGGAAATATGCCAACAGAAAAATTAGTTTCTTATTTTACGGCCAATAAAAAAGCAACCGGACTTAATTCTTTAAGTTTTGAAAGCGCCTACAATGAAGCTTCGAAAGTATTCGGAAAATTTCATTAA
- the guaB gene encoding IMP dehydrogenase, translated as MIAHNSKIIGEGLTYDDVLLVPNYSNVLPREVSIKSKFSRNITLNVPIVSAAMDTVTESAMAIAMAQEGGIGVLHKNMTIEQQAGKVRKVKRAEAGMIIDPVTLPMTSTIADAKNAMKEFGIGGIPIVDENKILKGIVTNRDLRFEKNGSRPIAEVMTSSNLVTVAEGTSLEQAEVVLQGHKIEKLPVVNAKNELVGLITFRDITKLTQKPIANKDSFGRLRVAAAIGVTGDAVQRAEALVNAGVDAIIIDTAHGHTEGVVNTLKEVKSKFPQIDVIVGNIATPEAAKYLVENGADGVKVGIGPGSICTTRIVAGVGFPQFSAVLEVAAAIKGSGVPVIADGGIRYTGDIPKAIAAGADCVMLGSLLAGTKESPGETIIFEGRKFKSYRGMGSVEAMQTGSKDRYFQDVEDDVKKLVPEGIVGRVPYKGELNESMLQFIGGLRAGMGYCGSKDIPTLQETGRFVRITSSGITESHPHNVTITKEAPNYSR; from the coding sequence ATGATAGCACACAACTCCAAGATTATCGGCGAAGGTTTAACTTACGACGATGTATTATTAGTACCTAACTACTCGAATGTGCTTCCTCGCGAAGTGAGTATCAAATCAAAATTTTCAAGAAACATAACATTAAACGTTCCGATCGTATCTGCTGCTATGGATACTGTGACTGAAAGTGCAATGGCAATCGCTATGGCGCAAGAAGGAGGAATAGGTGTTTTACATAAAAATATGACTATCGAACAACAAGCAGGAAAAGTTCGAAAAGTAAAACGTGCTGAAGCAGGAATGATTATTGATCCGGTAACTTTACCAATGACTTCTACTATTGCAGACGCAAAAAACGCAATGAAAGAATTCGGAATCGGCGGTATTCCAATCGTTGACGAAAATAAAATCCTAAAAGGAATCGTAACAAACCGTGATTTACGTTTCGAAAAAAACGGATCGAGACCAATCGCTGAGGTTATGACAAGTTCAAACCTTGTTACAGTTGCAGAAGGAACTTCACTAGAACAAGCTGAAGTAGTTTTACAAGGCCACAAAATCGAAAAATTACCAGTTGTAAATGCTAAAAACGAATTAGTTGGTTTAATTACGTTTAGAGATATTACAAAATTGACTCAAAAACCAATCGCTAACAAAGATTCATTTGGTCGTTTGAGAGTTGCTGCTGCAATTGGAGTTACTGGAGATGCAGTTCAAAGAGCTGAAGCTTTAGTAAATGCTGGTGTAGACGCCATCATTATCGATACTGCTCACGGACATACAGAAGGTGTTGTAAATACTTTAAAAGAAGTAAAATCAAAATTTCCTCAAATAGACGTAATTGTTGGAAACATTGCTACTCCTGAAGCGGCTAAATATTTAGTAGAAAATGGCGCTGACGGTGTAAAAGTAGGTATTGGACCAGGTTCTATCTGTACAACACGCATTGTTGCAGGTGTTGGTTTTCCTCAATTTTCTGCTGTTCTTGAAGTGGCTGCTGCCATTAAAGGAAGTGGTGTTCCTGTAATTGCAGATGGAGGAATTCGTTATACAGGAGATATTCCTAAAGCAATTGCTGCTGGTGCCGACTGTGTAATGTTAGGTTCATTATTAGCAGGAACAAAAGAATCTCCGGGAGAAACTATTATTTTTGAAGGAAGAAAATTCAAATCATACCGCGGAATGGGTTCTGTGGAAGCTATGCAGACAGGTTCTAAAGATCGTTATTTCCAAGATGTTGAAGATGATGTTAAGAAATTAGTTCCAGAAGGAATTGTAGGACGTGTTCCTTATAAAGGTGAATTGAATGAAAGTATGCTTCAGTTTATTGGAGGTCTTCGTGCCGGAATGGGATATTGCGGTTCAAAAGATATTCCTACTTTACAAGAAACTGGACGTTTTGTTAGAATTACTTCAAGTGGAATCACTGAAAGTCATCCTCATAACGTAACGATTACAAAAGAAGCTCCAAATTATTCAAGATAA